The proteins below are encoded in one region of Mycolicibacterium neworleansense:
- a CDS encoding zinc-binding dehydrogenase — protein MTSDLGLTMRAERFYADTKTVAVEDVPIPEPGPGEVLVKVAFCGICHSDLSLINGTFPAQAPVVTQGHEASGTIAKLGAGVTGWAEGDRVIVAAGRPCMECPNCGRGDIANCMRIRLMAFAYDGAWAEYTLAQAVGLTRVPDNVPLEQAAILADAVSTPYGAVVRTGKVGIGESVGVWGLGGVGTHIVQLARLVGAVPVVAVDIKPEVLERALDLGADYAFDAGDERLGEKIAEVTGGRGLDVAFDAVGLKSTFEQALGQLTVGGRLVAVGMSAQEPTIGPTSMFGLTQKQVLGHLGYQNVDISTLATLVSLGRLDLSRSISEIVSLEDIAVGIDKLERQEGNPIRILVRP, from the coding sequence ATGACATCCGACCTCGGGCTGACCATGCGGGCGGAGCGCTTCTATGCCGACACCAAAACGGTTGCGGTGGAGGATGTTCCGATTCCCGAACCAGGCCCGGGTGAGGTGCTGGTCAAGGTGGCGTTCTGCGGGATATGCCATTCCGACCTGAGCCTGATCAACGGCACCTTCCCGGCGCAGGCGCCGGTGGTCACGCAGGGCCATGAGGCCTCGGGCACCATCGCCAAACTCGGAGCAGGCGTCACGGGTTGGGCCGAGGGCGACCGCGTCATCGTGGCAGCGGGCCGGCCCTGCATGGAATGCCCCAACTGCGGGCGCGGCGATATCGCCAATTGCATGCGAATCCGCTTGATGGCCTTCGCCTATGACGGCGCGTGGGCCGAATACACGCTGGCTCAGGCGGTCGGGCTCACGCGCGTGCCGGACAACGTGCCGCTGGAGCAGGCCGCGATCCTCGCCGACGCGGTGTCGACGCCGTACGGCGCGGTGGTGCGCACCGGCAAGGTCGGCATCGGCGAGTCGGTCGGGGTGTGGGGTCTGGGCGGCGTCGGCACTCACATCGTGCAGCTGGCCCGGCTGGTCGGGGCGGTGCCGGTGGTGGCCGTGGACATCAAACCCGAGGTGCTGGAGCGCGCGCTGGACCTCGGCGCCGATTACGCGTTCGACGCCGGTGACGAACGGCTGGGCGAGAAGATCGCCGAGGTTACCGGGGGCCGAGGCCTGGACGTGGCGTTCGACGCGGTGGGGCTCAAGTCGACCTTCGAGCAGGCGCTGGGCCAGCTGACGGTCGGCGGCCGGTTGGTCGCGGTCGGGATGAGCGCCCAGGAACCCACGATCGGTCCGACGTCGATGTTCGGGCTGACCCAGAAGCAGGTGCTCGGCCACCTGGGGTATCAGAACGTCGACATCTCCACTTTGGCGACACTGGTGTCGCTGGGCCGGCTGGACCTGTCCCGATCGATCAGCGAGATCGTGTCGCTGGAGGACATCGCGGTGGGCATCGACAAGCTGGAGCGCCAGGAAGGCAATCCGATCCGGATCCTGGTGCGGCCCTGA
- a CDS encoding class II glutamine amidotransferase, with translation MCRLFGLHAGRRLVPATFWLLDAPDNLAEQSRRNPDGTGLGVFGPDGVPVLHKEPVAAWEDSEFATEAHDVTATTFIAHVRYASTGALDVANTHPFLQDGRIFAHNGVVEGLDALDDRLQELGVAELVQGQTDSERVFALITAAVRAADGDVGAGLVDAIGWLADNVPLYAVNLLLSTATDIWALRYPDTHDLYVLDRRQPVQRRLRLRSSRIRAESEHLTSQPSVVFASEAMDGEDWQLIAPGELVHVDADLRIDRRLTFPDPPRHLLHREDLSAKAAASQHA, from the coding sequence ATGTGCCGATTGTTCGGTCTGCACGCCGGTCGCCGGCTGGTGCCGGCGACCTTCTGGCTGCTGGACGCGCCCGACAATCTCGCCGAGCAGAGCCGGCGCAACCCCGACGGCACCGGCCTGGGCGTGTTCGGCCCCGACGGTGTCCCGGTGCTGCACAAGGAGCCCGTCGCAGCCTGGGAGGACTCCGAATTCGCCACTGAGGCACACGATGTCACCGCGACAACCTTCATCGCGCACGTCCGGTACGCCTCCACCGGCGCGCTTGACGTGGCGAACACCCATCCCTTTCTCCAGGATGGCCGCATCTTCGCGCACAACGGCGTGGTCGAGGGTCTCGATGCACTCGACGACCGGCTCCAAGAGCTGGGCGTGGCGGAGCTGGTCCAAGGTCAGACCGACTCCGAACGTGTCTTCGCGCTCATCACCGCGGCCGTCCGGGCCGCTGACGGCGACGTCGGCGCGGGCCTCGTCGACGCCATCGGCTGGCTGGCCGACAACGTGCCCCTCTACGCCGTCAACCTCCTGCTGAGTACCGCCACCGACATCTGGGCTCTGCGGTACCCGGACACCCACGACCTGTACGTCCTCGACCGCAGGCAACCGGTGCAGCGGCGCCTGCGCCTGCGCAGTTCCCGGATCCGCGCCGAATCCGAGCATCTGACGTCACAGCCGTCAGTGGTGTTCGCCAGCGAGGCGATGGACGGCGAGGACTGGCAGCTCATCGCGCCCGGCGAGCTGGTGCATGTCGACGCCGACCTGCGGATCGACCGTCGCCTCACGTTTCCCGACCCGCCGCGCCACCTCCTGCACCGCGAGGACCTGTCCGCCAAGGCGGCCGCATCGCAGCACGCTTAG
- a CDS encoding fatty acid--CoA ligase: MNSTMQNWPLTITAILRHACGINGDRTVTTAVGQGRYRTISYRELGGQAAQLAHALRGLGVSGDQRVGTFMWNNTEHLAAYLAVPAMGAVLHTLNIRLSPEQIAYIANEAADSVVIADASLVPLLAPVLPLLDSVHTVIVVGDGDVDALNGVTVLRWDELLAGQPAEFDWPEIDENSAAAMCYTSGTTGNPKGVVYSHRSSYLHALNTCTANALDVSCGDSVLPIVPMFHANAWGLPYAALMAGANLVMPDRFMDGASLIELIESQRPTLAGAVPTIWNDVMHRLEKNPGHDVSSLRLVACGGSAVPLSLMRTFQETYGVHIQQAWGMTETSPLATVAKPLPGVSDERQWEMRVSQGRPMCGVEIRVVDDAGAPLPNDGEAVGELEVRGPWITGSYYLDRDAEKFDTGWLRTGDVGVIDQQGYVTLTDRAKDVIKSGGEWISSVELENHLIAHPAVLEAAVVGVPDERWQERPLAVVVLNEGASAEPSELREFLADKVVRWWLPERWAFIEQVPRTSVGKYDKKTIRARHADGAYEVITL; the protein is encoded by the coding sequence GTGAACAGCACGATGCAGAACTGGCCGTTGACGATCACCGCGATACTGCGGCACGCCTGCGGAATCAACGGCGACCGGACCGTGACCACCGCCGTCGGCCAAGGTCGCTATCGCACGATCAGCTACCGGGAGTTGGGCGGCCAGGCCGCCCAACTGGCGCACGCCCTGCGCGGCCTCGGCGTCAGCGGTGACCAACGCGTCGGCACGTTCATGTGGAACAACACCGAACACCTCGCCGCCTACCTGGCCGTGCCGGCGATGGGGGCGGTGCTGCACACGCTCAACATCCGGCTGTCCCCGGAGCAGATCGCCTACATCGCCAACGAGGCCGCCGACAGCGTGGTGATCGCCGACGCCTCCCTGGTGCCTCTGCTGGCCCCGGTGCTGCCGCTGCTGGACAGCGTGCACACCGTGATCGTGGTCGGCGACGGCGACGTGGACGCGTTGAACGGCGTGACCGTCCTGCGCTGGGATGAGCTGCTGGCCGGGCAGCCTGCCGAATTCGACTGGCCCGAGATCGACGAAAACTCCGCGGCGGCAATGTGTTACACGAGCGGCACGACCGGTAACCCGAAAGGCGTGGTGTACAGCCACCGGTCGAGCTACCTGCATGCGCTGAACACCTGCACGGCCAACGCGCTCGACGTCAGCTGCGGCGACTCGGTGCTGCCGATCGTGCCGATGTTCCACGCCAATGCCTGGGGGTTGCCGTATGCGGCCCTGATGGCTGGCGCCAACCTGGTGATGCCCGACCGCTTCATGGACGGGGCCTCGCTGATCGAGCTGATCGAATCGCAGCGCCCCACCCTGGCCGGTGCCGTGCCGACCATCTGGAACGACGTCATGCATCGGCTGGAAAAGAATCCGGGACACGACGTTTCGTCGCTGCGCCTGGTGGCCTGCGGGGGATCTGCGGTGCCGCTGTCCCTGATGCGGACGTTCCAGGAGACGTACGGCGTGCACATCCAGCAGGCCTGGGGGATGACCGAGACCTCGCCGCTGGCCACCGTGGCCAAGCCGCTGCCCGGCGTCTCCGACGAACGCCAGTGGGAGATGCGGGTCAGCCAGGGCCGGCCGATGTGCGGCGTGGAGATCCGCGTCGTCGACGATGCGGGCGCACCCCTGCCCAACGACGGCGAGGCGGTCGGCGAACTGGAGGTCCGCGGGCCGTGGATCACCGGCTCCTACTACCTGGACCGTGACGCCGAGAAGTTCGACACCGGCTGGTTGCGCACCGGGGACGTCGGTGTGATCGATCAGCAGGGCTACGTGACGCTGACCGACCGGGCCAAGGACGTCATCAAGTCCGGTGGGGAGTGGATCTCCTCGGTGGAATTGGAGAACCATCTGATCGCCCACCCGGCGGTGCTGGAGGCCGCGGTGGTCGGGGTGCCCGACGAGCGCTGGCAGGAACGGCCGCTGGCTGTCGTGGTGCTGAACGAGGGTGCATCAGCGGAGCCGTCCGAACTGCGGGAGTTCCTGGCGGACAAGGTTGTTCGCTGGTGGCTGCCCGAGCGATGGGCGTTCATCGAGCAGGTGCCGCGCACCAGCGTGGGCAAATACGACAAGAAGACGATCCGGGCCCGTCACGCCGATGGTGCGTACGAGGTGATCACCCTGTAG
- a CDS encoding NAD(P)H-dependent amine dehydrogenase family protein, with protein MTLKVVQWATGGVGVAAIKGVLEHPDLELVGCRVYSDAKHGKDVGEIIGTEPLGVTATTSTEEILELDADAVIYSPLIPNPDEVAALLRAGKNVITPVGWLYPSEKQAAPMRAAALEGGATLHGTGIAPGGISEKFPLVFSAMATGVKFVRAEEFSDLRTYDAPDVVRHVMGFGGTPDTALSGPMQKMLDGGFIQAVKMVVDHVGFNIDPRIRATQEIAVATAPIDSPIGVIEPGQVAGRKFHWEALVDGEPVVRVTVNWLMGEENLDPAWTFGPAGQRYEMEVRGNPDFTVIIKGFQSEAGEDGPESGVVATAAHCVNSVPAVCAAAPGVVTYPDLPLISGKAAPKLAG; from the coding sequence TTGACGCTCAAAGTCGTGCAGTGGGCGACCGGTGGAGTCGGCGTGGCCGCGATCAAAGGCGTGCTCGAGCACCCCGACCTGGAACTCGTCGGATGCCGGGTGTACTCCGACGCCAAGCACGGCAAAGACGTCGGCGAGATCATCGGCACCGAACCACTCGGCGTCACCGCCACCACCAGCACCGAGGAGATCCTGGAGCTGGACGCCGACGCGGTGATCTATTCGCCGCTCATCCCCAATCCCGACGAGGTCGCGGCCCTGCTGCGCGCGGGCAAGAACGTCATCACCCCCGTCGGCTGGCTGTACCCGAGCGAGAAGCAGGCCGCGCCGATGCGGGCAGCCGCCCTGGAAGGTGGCGCCACACTGCACGGCACCGGCATCGCCCCCGGTGGGATCAGTGAGAAGTTCCCGCTGGTGTTCTCGGCGATGGCTACCGGCGTGAAGTTCGTTCGCGCCGAGGAGTTTTCAGATCTGCGCACATATGACGCACCCGACGTGGTGCGCCATGTGATGGGATTCGGCGGCACCCCCGACACCGCGCTGAGCGGGCCGATGCAGAAGATGCTCGACGGCGGCTTCATCCAGGCCGTCAAGATGGTGGTGGACCATGTCGGGTTCAATATCGACCCGCGGATCCGCGCCACACAGGAGATCGCGGTTGCCACCGCGCCCATCGACTCGCCGATCGGCGTGATCGAACCCGGCCAGGTCGCCGGTCGAAAGTTCCACTGGGAGGCGCTCGTCGACGGCGAACCCGTCGTGCGGGTCACGGTGAACTGGCTGATGGGCGAGGAAAACCTGGATCCGGCATGGACTTTCGGCCCCGCCGGGCAGCGCTACGAGATGGAGGTCCGCGGCAATCCGGACTTCACCGTCATCATCAAGGGCTTCCAGTCCGAGGCCGGTGAGGACGGCCCGGAGTCCGGCGTCGTCGCCACCGCCGCGCACTGCGTCAACTCGGTGCCCGCGGTGTGCGCCGCCGCACCCGGTGTGGTGACCTACCCGGACCTGCCGCTCATCAGCGGCAAGGCCGCGCCCAAGCTCGCCGGCTGA
- a CDS encoding lipid-transfer protein, with translation MANKVFVVGVGMTKFEKPGRREGWDYPDMARESGTKALEDAGISYDQVQQGYVGYCSGDSTSGQRALYELGMTGIPIVNVNNNCSTGSTALYLAAQAIRGGLADCTIALGFEKMQPGSLQAGAQDRESPLGKHVKALAEIDEFAFPVAPWMFGAAGREHMKKYGTTAEHFAKIGYKNHKHSVNNPYAQFQDEYTLDDILAAKMISDPLTKLQCSPTSDGSGAAIVASEAFVDKHGLAAQAVEIVGQAMTTDFASTFDGSAANIIGYDMNVQAAQQVYAQSGLGPEDFQVIELHDCFSANELLLYEALGLCGEGEAPRLIDDNDTTYGGRWVVNPSGGLISKGHPLGATGLAQCSELTWQLRGTADKRQVEGVTAALQHNIGLGGAAVVTAYQRAER, from the coding sequence ATGGCTAACAAAGTGTTCGTCGTCGGTGTGGGGATGACGAAGTTCGAGAAACCGGGACGTCGTGAGGGTTGGGATTACCCGGACATGGCACGCGAGTCGGGCACCAAGGCGCTCGAGGATGCGGGCATCTCCTACGACCAGGTGCAGCAGGGCTACGTCGGGTACTGCTCGGGGGACTCCACCTCGGGCCAGCGCGCGCTCTACGAGCTCGGCATGACCGGCATCCCGATCGTCAACGTCAACAACAACTGTTCGACCGGATCGACCGCTCTTTACCTTGCCGCACAGGCGATTCGCGGCGGGCTGGCCGATTGCACGATCGCGCTTGGCTTCGAGAAGATGCAGCCCGGCTCACTTCAGGCCGGCGCGCAGGACCGCGAGTCCCCGCTCGGAAAGCATGTCAAGGCGCTGGCCGAGATCGACGAGTTCGCCTTCCCGGTCGCGCCGTGGATGTTCGGCGCTGCCGGCCGCGAGCACATGAAGAAGTACGGCACCACCGCCGAGCACTTCGCAAAAATCGGCTACAAGAACCACAAGCATTCGGTGAACAACCCGTATGCGCAGTTCCAGGACGAGTACACCCTCGACGACATCCTGGCCGCCAAGATGATCTCCGATCCGCTGACCAAGCTGCAGTGCTCCCCCACCTCCGACGGGTCGGGCGCGGCGATCGTGGCCAGTGAGGCGTTCGTCGACAAGCACGGGCTGGCCGCCCAGGCCGTCGAGATCGTCGGGCAGGCGATGACCACCGACTTCGCCTCGACCTTCGACGGCAGCGCCGCCAACATCATCGGCTACGACATGAATGTGCAAGCGGCACAGCAGGTCTACGCGCAGTCCGGTTTGGGGCCCGAGGACTTCCAGGTGATCGAGCTGCACGACTGCTTCTCCGCCAACGAACTCCTGCTGTACGAGGCCCTGGGATTGTGCGGTGAGGGTGAGGCGCCGCGGCTGATCGACGACAACGACACCACCTACGGCGGCCGCTGGGTGGTCAACCCCTCTGGCGGGCTGATCTCCAAGGGCCACCCCCTGGGTGCCACCGGTCTGGCCCAGTGCTCCGAGCTGACCTGGCAGTTGCGCGGCACCGCCGACAAGCGCCAGGTCGAGGGCGTCACCGCGGCCCTGCAGCACAACATCGGCCTCGGTGGCGCGGCCGTCGTCACGGCTTACCAGCGCGCCGAGCGCTAA
- a CDS encoding patatin-like phospholipase family protein: MTSKRALVLAGGGIAGIAWETGILQGIADESPETAEALLGSDVLVGTSAGSTVSAQLGSGLRLEELFERQVGPESAELEPGVAIDTVTDLFVKAVLTPNTTKAQKLQQIGAVALDTVTIDPALRRKVIEARLPSHDWPDRVLRISAVDIDTGELVTLDRDSGVSLVDAVTASCAVPAVWPIVTIGGRRFMDGGIGSAVNMALAADCDTAVALVPQGRSAPSPFGGGAAQEVDGFDGRSLGIFADDESLAAFGANPLDPDCRIPSAQAGRAQGRRVAAEVAKFLAG; the protein is encoded by the coding sequence GTGACTTCCAAACGCGCACTGGTGCTCGCCGGTGGCGGTATCGCAGGCATCGCCTGGGAGACCGGCATCCTGCAGGGCATCGCCGACGAATCTCCCGAAACTGCCGAGGCACTGCTGGGCTCCGACGTGCTGGTGGGCACGTCGGCGGGGTCGACGGTGTCCGCACAGCTCGGTAGCGGGCTGCGTTTGGAGGAACTGTTCGAGCGCCAGGTCGGTCCCGAATCGGCCGAGCTCGAGCCCGGGGTGGCCATCGACACCGTCACCGACCTGTTCGTCAAAGCCGTGCTGACACCGAACACCACGAAGGCGCAGAAGCTGCAGCAGATCGGCGCCGTGGCGCTCGACACCGTGACGATCGACCCGGCCCTACGGCGCAAGGTGATCGAAGCGCGCCTGCCCTCGCATGACTGGCCCGACCGGGTGCTCCGGATCTCGGCGGTCGACATCGACACCGGCGAGCTGGTGACACTGGACCGGGATTCCGGGGTGTCACTGGTCGACGCCGTCACGGCCAGTTGCGCGGTGCCCGCGGTGTGGCCGATTGTGACGATCGGTGGCCGCCGGTTCATGGATGGCGGCATCGGCAGCGCGGTCAACATGGCGCTGGCTGCCGACTGCGACACGGCGGTGGCGCTGGTACCCCAAGGCCGCTCGGCGCCCTCGCCGTTCGGTGGCGGCGCGGCGCAGGAGGTCGACGGCTTCGACGGACGGTCGCTGGGGATCTTCGCCGACGACGAATCCCTGGCAGCGTTCGGCGCGAACCCGCTCGACCCGGACTGCCGGATCCCGTCGGCCCAAGCCGGACGCGCCCAGGGACGGCGGGTGGCGGCCGAGGTCGCGAAGTTCCTGGCGGGCTGA